A single region of the Chionomys nivalis chromosome 5, mChiNiv1.1, whole genome shotgun sequence genome encodes:
- the Slamf9 gene encoding SLAM family member 9, whose protein sequence is MGTFLWSLLLLLREAKGFSGDDEDPEEVVAVLQESISLSLEIPPNEEVENITWFSQKSLAIVVPGKEGQPTSIKVMDPRYHGRVDVSESSYSLYINNLTWEDSGLYQAIVNLKTSQFSITKSYDLLIYRRLSKPHVTVTFKISEEGACNISLMCSVERAGMDATYTWLSSQDSTNTSREGSAISTSWRPGDRALSYTCRVSNPISSTSSRLIPIGSFCADPGSLEKSPMFCLLAKGLLLLLLLVTLAVGLYVFRAQKNYEMSRVRKLKRNRIKLRKKGKPGPRPVSPSLGDLCSEL, encoded by the exons ATGGGGACCTTTCTCTGGTCACTCCTTCTGCTGCTTCGGGAAG CCAAAGGGTTTTCTGGAGATGATGAGGACCCTGAGGAAGTGGTTGCAGTCCTTCAAGAGTCTATCAGCCTCTCTCTGGAAATACCACCCAATGAAGAGGTTGAGAACATCACCTGGTTCTCTCAAAAAAGTCTCGCCATCGTGGTGCCAGGGAAAGAGGGACAGCCAACCAGCATCAAGGTGATGGATCCTCGCTACCATGGTCGAGTGGATGTCTCAGAGTCCAGCTACTCTCTGTATATCAACAATCTGACTTGGGAGGACTCGGGACTTTACCAAGCCATAGTCAACTTGAAGACATCCCAGTTCTCTATCACGAAGTCTTACGATCTCCTTATCTACC ggCGACTGTCAAAGCCTCATGTCACTGTGACCTTTAAGATTTCCGAGGAAGGTGCCTGTAATATATCCCTGATGTGCTCTGTAGAGAGAGCAGGCATGGATGCGACCTACACCTGGCTTTCCTCACAGGACAGCACTAACACTTCTCGTGAAGGCTCTGCCATCAGTACATCCTGGAGGCCCGGTGACAGAGCCCTTTCCTACACTTGTAGGGTCAGCAACCCCATCAGCAGCACCAGCTCCCGTCTCATCCCTATTGGGTCCTTCTGTGCAG ATCCTGGCTCTCTTGAGAAATCTCCAATGTTCTGCCTCCTGGCCAAGGGCTTGCTCCTTCTCTTACTCTTGGTGACTCTGGCTGTGGGACTCTATGTCTTCCGAGCCCAGAAAAATTATGAGATGTCAAGGGTGAGGAAACTCAAGAGAAACCGAATTAaactgaggaagaaggggaaacctGGTCCTCGTCCAGTCTCACCATCCCTGGGGGATCTCTGTTCTGAGCTCTGA